From the Leptospira sp. WS60.C2 genome, one window contains:
- the bioD gene encoding dethiobiotin synthase encodes MGQAFYVTGTGTDVGKTFFSSLFMAKYAENYGYRYWKPIQTGTVSADDTTFVQTITNLPDSYFLKPNYLFKTPASPHYAAKVEGQSVDPKHLLSAITKERKNNTLIEGAGGVFVPITEDYLTIRAIQESNLGVVVVGSTELGTINHTLMTLEVLTSRFIPVFGFYLVGPNNPLQEDNATIIQKLGGVSFLGLTNFPEQKLTGKSFLSFANENFDTNRNVMDLLLNPDDEF; translated from the coding sequence ATGGGACAAGCTTTTTATGTAACTGGGACAGGTACTGATGTTGGAAAAACTTTTTTTTCTAGCCTTTTTATGGCAAAATACGCGGAAAATTATGGGTATCGTTACTGGAAACCGATTCAGACTGGAACTGTCAGCGCCGATGATACTACGTTTGTCCAAACCATCACGAATTTGCCTGATTCTTATTTTTTAAAGCCCAACTACCTTTTTAAAACTCCAGCCAGTCCTCATTATGCAGCCAAAGTCGAAGGACAGTCGGTCGACCCTAAACATCTATTGTCTGCCATTACCAAAGAAAGAAAAAATAATACTCTCATCGAAGGGGCAGGCGGTGTGTTTGTTCCGATCACAGAAGATTACCTAACGATTCGTGCCATCCAAGAATCCAATTTAGGAGTCGTTGTAGTGGGTTCCACGGAACTTGGCACCATCAACCACACTCTCATGACATTAGAAGTACTGACATCTCGTTTTATCCCCGTATTTGGGTTTTATTTGGTGGGACCCAATAATCCATTACAAGAAGACAACGCTACCATCATACAAAAATTAGGTGGTGTTAGTTTTTTAGGCCTCACCAATTTTCCAGAGCAAAAACTGACAGGTAAAAGTTTTCTATCATTTGCCAACGAAAATTTTGATACCAACCGCAATGTAATGGATCTTCTTTTAAATCCAGACGATGAATTCTAA
- the bioA gene encoding adenosylmethionine--8-amino-7-oxononanoate transaminase translates to MNSNPVTTNTWVPLTIQDETEPLLKIISAEREFVTDEHGNVWIDAISSWWTMIYGHRHPKLISALQTQIQTLDHVMLAGNIHEAAEKLSTAILELTNFDYTKVFYSDNGSNAIEIALKLAIQYYENHPEFKPRSEFLVFSNSYHGDSIGAMNVSGKNYFNRIFSELRFPTKEFPAPNCMNCPWGKEPTRCNTECLSDLELTIKQKEYAGIVIEPLVFGANGMVFYDKKVLVKLRELATYTNTLLIFDEVFTGMGKLGEFFAYQKADVKPDLLVFAKGLTGGMLPLAATLVPKFIYDTFVSKDPYKAFFHAHTMTGNALACSVGYASISLLKEEGITQVRDLEKKLIRYAKSFQTKMGIMVENVRVMGGIFAFEWKEPVANDEYLNPIGKEIRNSLRNFHILLRPLGRTIYVTPPYTVSDSSLDAIFTALEKTLSGFLESGKD, encoded by the coding sequence ATGAATTCTAATCCCGTTACGACAAACACTTGGGTACCTCTTACCATCCAAGATGAAACTGAACCTCTTTTAAAAATAATTTCAGCTGAGAGAGAATTTGTCACCGATGAACATGGGAATGTTTGGATCGATGCCATTTCCAGTTGGTGGACCATGATTTATGGACATAGACATCCAAAATTAATCTCTGCCTTACAAACTCAAATCCAAACTCTCGACCATGTGATGCTTGCAGGAAACATTCATGAAGCCGCGGAAAAACTTTCGACTGCAATTCTCGAGCTCACCAATTTTGATTACACAAAGGTATTCTATTCGGATAACGGATCGAATGCGATCGAAATTGCACTCAAACTTGCCATCCAATACTATGAAAATCATCCTGAATTCAAACCCAGATCTGAATTTTTAGTTTTTTCCAATTCCTATCATGGAGATAGCATTGGTGCGATGAATGTTTCAGGGAAAAATTATTTCAATCGAATTTTCTCAGAACTTAGATTTCCCACAAAAGAGTTTCCCGCACCCAATTGTATGAATTGTCCTTGGGGCAAAGAGCCGACTCGATGTAATACGGAATGTCTTTCCGATTTAGAACTAACCATCAAACAAAAAGAATATGCAGGCATTGTGATAGAGCCATTGGTGTTTGGAGCTAACGGGATGGTTTTTTATGACAAAAAAGTTTTGGTAAAGTTACGAGAGCTTGCAACTTACACAAATACCTTACTCATCTTTGATGAAGTGTTTACAGGGATGGGGAAATTGGGAGAGTTTTTTGCCTACCAAAAAGCAGATGTAAAACCAGACTTACTTGTTTTTGCAAAAGGTCTTACGGGAGGAATGTTACCTCTTGCCGCGACCTTAGTTCCCAAATTCATTTATGATACTTTTGTTTCCAAAGATCCATATAAGGCATTCTTTCATGCCCATACCATGACTGGTAATGCTCTTGCATGTAGCGTTGGTTATGCGTCTATTTCTTTATTAAAAGAAGAGGGAATAACGCAGGTGAGAGATCTAGAAAAGAAGTTAATACGATATGCAAAATCGTTTCAAACGAAGATGGGAATCATGGTGGAAAACGTTCGGGTGATGGGAGGCATTTTCGCATTTGAGTGGAAAGAACCAGTGGCTAACGATGAATACCTAAATCCGATTGGAAAAGAAATTCGAAACTCTCTTCGAAACTTCCACATTCTCCTCAGGCCTCTTGGAAGAACGATTTACGTCACTCCTCCTTACACCGTTTCTGATTCTTCCCTGGATGCCATTTTTACAGCCTTGGAAAAGACCCTGTCGGGATTTTTAGAATCAGGAAAAGACTAA
- the bioB gene encoding biotin synthase BioB gives MIASFQEKTTSSSPSVISEEEALQILKGEVPLLPIVAKASEERFRHFGNRVRIHILDNIKNGYCPEDCGYCAQRKGGESGIQEYSLKSPEEIWEDAKKAKENGAYRFCMVTSGRGPTDKAVDKLAETISKINGELGMKVCLSAGILDAKKAKTLKDAGLDRYNHNLNTSESKYNEICSTHTFQDRLTTLKAAKEAEIGLCSGIIVGMGEELKDIVQVAFELKRLGVISIPVNFFIPIKGHAIQKSSLTPEFCIRVLSVFRLVNPDSEIRVGAGREGHLGSLQSMALYVANSLFAEGYLNVKGSEMEQTMNLIRDCNMVPEFTEGIPEGWEDYESKFLYDEKNFPELYKHKK, from the coding sequence ATGATCGCAAGTTTCCAAGAAAAAACTACCTCTTCCTCACCATCTGTTATTTCCGAGGAGGAAGCCCTTCAGATTTTAAAGGGAGAAGTTCCACTTTTACCCATCGTGGCAAAAGCTTCTGAAGAACGATTTCGTCATTTCGGCAACCGAGTTCGCATTCATATTTTAGATAACATTAAAAACGGTTACTGCCCTGAGGATTGTGGGTATTGTGCCCAACGAAAGGGTGGGGAATCCGGAATCCAAGAGTATTCCTTAAAATCTCCAGAGGAAATTTGGGAAGATGCGAAAAAAGCCAAGGAAAACGGTGCTTACCGTTTTTGTATGGTAACATCTGGTCGAGGCCCAACCGACAAGGCTGTCGACAAACTCGCTGAGACCATCTCCAAAATCAACGGGGAACTGGGAATGAAAGTCTGTCTTTCGGCAGGGATCTTGGATGCCAAAAAAGCCAAAACTCTCAAGGATGCGGGACTCGATCGTTACAATCATAACCTCAATACGTCGGAATCCAAATACAATGAAATTTGTTCCACACATACGTTCCAAGACCGACTAACAACACTCAAGGCGGCGAAAGAAGCAGAGATTGGACTTTGTTCGGGAATTATCGTAGGAATGGGAGAAGAATTAAAAGACATCGTTCAGGTAGCATTTGAACTCAAACGATTGGGTGTGATTTCCATCCCTGTGAACTTTTTTATACCAATCAAAGGACATGCGATTCAAAAGTCATCTCTGACACCTGAGTTTTGCATTCGGGTTTTGTCTGTCTTTCGTTTGGTAAACCCTGATTCTGAAATCCGAGTGGGTGCTGGTCGTGAAGGACATTTAGGCTCTTTACAATCCATGGCACTCTATGTAGCCAATTCACTATTTGCGGAAGGATACTTGAATGTGAAGGGTAGTGAGATGGAACAAACCATGAATTTGATTCGGGATTGTAACATGGTGCCAGAATTCACAGAAGGAATCCCTGAAGGGTGGGAGGACTACGAGTCAAAATTTTTATACGACGAGAAAAACTTTCCAGAACTTTATAAACACAAAAAGTAG
- a CDS encoding MFS transporter yields the protein MQKPSLPFGKQISYAVGQLGWSTLINIIGLHQVYFYLPPAPKPGQDCFPDLIEKMAFWGLSTIGVVAAVGRLWDAFTDPLIANSSDRFSSRFGRRIPFLFLGGMPAAVFCWLIFVPPHNFISSTNLVWMTSFMLLFYLFLTVYVTPFFALIPELGHTPEERLNLSTYISVTYALGIIVASTEPMIASALQTSFVFDPDPSLQALVSRQYALGILCIFAAICMYFPVFTIHEKTYCESEASSVPFKEAIILTFKNKNFLYFALSDLCYFLALTILTTGISYYVTVLLELERDFVTQLLTVMLLVSFAFYPVVNFVARKIGKKRTVLIGFYTFLALFLSIFFIGKNSLPISPYIQGYMIVAVAAIPIAILGILPNAILADIAELDSLKTGSKREGLFYAGRTFMQKLGQTLAVLIFSSVILLGLDRDSKKQVSPSVTGIIAPSVSDSKSEPKKNSETEAKISKESTICKVEEVEAGGELGVRLTGPLASAFCLLAIFLFGKYKEDETLEEIAKIRGN from the coding sequence ATGCAAAAACCGTCTTTACCATTTGGAAAACAAATTAGTTATGCGGTAGGCCAACTTGGTTGGTCTACCCTCATCAACATCATAGGTCTCCACCAAGTTTATTTTTATTTGCCACCTGCTCCGAAACCAGGTCAGGATTGTTTCCCAGATTTGATCGAAAAAATGGCTTTTTGGGGGCTTTCTACGATTGGAGTCGTGGCTGCTGTGGGACGTTTGTGGGATGCCTTTACCGATCCACTGATTGCCAATTCCTCCGACAGGTTTTCGTCTCGTTTTGGAAGAAGGATTCCATTTTTGTTTCTCGGTGGAATGCCAGCGGCCGTCTTTTGTTGGTTAATTTTCGTTCCACCACATAACTTCATCTCTTCGACCAATTTGGTTTGGATGACGAGTTTTATGTTGCTCTTCTATTTATTTCTAACAGTGTATGTCACACCGTTTTTTGCGCTGATCCCTGAGCTTGGACACACTCCAGAAGAAAGACTCAATCTTTCCACTTACATCTCTGTTACCTATGCATTAGGGATCATTGTGGCTTCCACGGAACCGATGATTGCGAGCGCATTACAAACAAGCTTTGTATTTGATCCTGACCCATCCTTACAAGCATTAGTGTCCAGACAGTATGCCTTAGGAATTCTATGTATCTTTGCCGCGATTTGTATGTATTTCCCCGTATTTACCATCCATGAAAAAACCTATTGTGAATCGGAAGCATCCAGTGTTCCTTTTAAGGAAGCGATCATCCTTACCTTCAAAAACAAAAACTTTTTGTATTTTGCTCTCTCGGATTTGTGTTATTTCCTCGCACTTACGATTTTAACGACTGGAATTTCCTATTATGTAACTGTTCTATTGGAGTTGGAACGTGACTTTGTCACACAATTACTCACGGTGATGTTACTTGTTTCCTTTGCCTTTTATCCAGTGGTGAACTTTGTTGCTCGAAAGATTGGTAAAAAGAGAACCGTTCTCATTGGATTTTATACCTTCTTGGCATTGTTCCTTTCTATCTTCTTTATCGGCAAAAACAGTCTCCCTATCTCTCCGTATATCCAGGGTTATATGATTGTGGCCGTTGCTGCGATTCCAATTGCAATTCTTGGAATATTACCAAATGCGATATTGGCAGATATTGCTGAACTCGATTCATTAAAAACAGGATCCAAACGTGAAGGCCTTTTTTACGCGGGAAGGACCTTTATGCAAAAACTAGGACAAACACTTGCTGTTTTGATCTTTAGTTCGGTCATCCTACTCGGACTTGACCGAGATTCCAAAAAACAAGTTTCCCCAAGTGTAACAGGGATCATTGCACCATCTGTGTCTGATTCTAAGTCAGAACCCAAAAAAAATAGTGAGACTGAGGCAAAAATAAGTAAGGAATCTACCATTTGTAAAGTCGAAGAGGTAGAAGCTGGCGGAGAACTGGGAGTTCGATTGACTGGTCCTTTGGCATCTGCCTTCTGCTTACTTGCAATTTTTCTCTTTGGAAAATACAAAGAGGATGAAACTTTAGAAGAGATTGCAAAGATACGTGGAAATTAA
- a CDS encoding SGNH/GDSL hydrolase family protein, which produces MNRKNRIKFFLRWGVSIALVLSVTNCKTTSKRDYFDSNFKCFAESGWRDDANFKKYIEKAWLPTRLLYAEDNRKIKQSEIVFAGDSLVHLFLPDLMAKEFPGKSVTNRGIGGDMTETLLTRMEDDVLSLNPKIVVIEIGGNDFIQGKCLSLVQTHLLSIIKTIHSRNPQTRIFLLAVPPTRVRELNQIVPVYNLFLNQVARTTTNVEYIELWDMMRNPDSPTLSEEFIRPNGDSLHFNEKGYELWGKKLRPYLQK; this is translated from the coding sequence ATGAACCGCAAGAACAGGATTAAATTCTTCCTTCGATGGGGTGTTTCGATCGCCCTTGTTTTGAGTGTTACAAATTGTAAAACCACCTCAAAACGTGATTACTTCGATTCAAACTTTAAATGTTTTGCGGAGTCAGGTTGGCGCGATGATGCCAATTTCAAAAAATACATTGAAAAAGCCTGGCTCCCCACACGCCTGTTATACGCTGAAGACAATCGTAAAATCAAACAATCTGAAATTGTTTTTGCTGGCGATAGTCTTGTGCATTTATTTTTGCCAGACTTAATGGCAAAGGAGTTTCCGGGTAAATCTGTCACGAACCGAGGCATCGGTGGTGATATGACAGAAACTTTACTCACTCGGATGGAAGATGATGTTTTGAGTTTAAATCCAAAAATCGTTGTGATTGAAATTGGTGGGAATGATTTTATACAAGGCAAATGTTTGAGTCTTGTGCAGACTCATTTGCTTTCCATCATCAAAACAATCCATTCTCGCAACCCACAAACTCGTATTTTTTTACTCGCAGTTCCACCCACTCGTGTGAGAGAACTCAATCAAATTGTACCCGTATACAATTTGTTTTTGAATCAAGTTGCAAGAACGACAACCAATGTTGAATACATCGAACTTTGGGATATGATGAGAAACCCTGATAGCCCCACACTGAGTGAGGAGTTTATCCGTCCCAATGGTGACAGTTTGCATTTTAATGAAAAAGGATACGAACTTTGGGGTAAAAAACTAAGACCCTATCTACAAAAATAG
- the serB gene encoding phosphoserine phosphatase SerB → MNQLYLISRETISNDLISLVIPSQIQYNQIDKSSRYNLKCIRLKVEKEWTREEILSIRERLAKHKIDFLVTKQALPKEKTSLFVFDMDSTVIKEEVIDELARKHGVFEEVASVTKKAMEGGMGFDEALRLRVEHLAGLSIQSFKEVYDLLHLNDGMETVFQFVQANGCKIGILSGGFSPVLELFSKKYPVDFFRANGLEEKDGFFTGKILGEIINREKKEVYLRKYAEEFNIPLERVVAIGDGANDALMLNAAGIGIGIHAKQGLKDTITNWIDFTDLSALVFLLESSF, encoded by the coding sequence ATGAACCAACTTTACTTGATTTCTCGTGAAACGATTTCCAATGATCTAATTTCTTTAGTTATACCATCTCAGATTCAATACAACCAAATAGATAAAAGTTCCCGATACAACCTAAAATGCATTCGATTGAAGGTAGAAAAGGAATGGACTAGAGAAGAAATCCTTTCTATTCGCGAACGTTTGGCAAAACACAAAATTGATTTCTTAGTCACCAAACAAGCGTTGCCAAAAGAGAAAACTTCGCTGTTTGTTTTTGATATGGATTCCACTGTCATTAAAGAAGAAGTAATTGATGAGTTGGCAAGAAAACACGGTGTATTTGAAGAAGTGGCAAGTGTAACCAAAAAAGCAATGGAAGGTGGAATGGGTTTTGATGAAGCCCTTCGTCTTCGTGTGGAGCACTTAGCTGGACTTTCCATCCAAAGTTTTAAAGAAGTATATGATTTATTGCATCTGAATGACGGTATGGAAACTGTATTCCAGTTTGTACAAGCAAACGGATGTAAGATTGGCATCTTAAGTGGGGGATTTAGCCCGGTATTAGAATTATTTTCTAAAAAATACCCTGTCGATTTTTTTCGCGCTAATGGTTTGGAAGAAAAGGATGGATTTTTTACGGGAAAAATTCTCGGTGAAATTATCAACCGCGAAAAAAAGGAAGTCTACTTGAGAAAGTATGCAGAAGAATTCAACATCCCATTGGAGCGTGTTGTTGCGATTGGTGATGGAGCAAATGATGCTCTTATGTTAAACGCCGCAGGAATTGGAATTGGAATTCATGCCAAACAAGGACTCAAAGATACAATTACTAATTGGATTGATTTTACCGATTTATCTGCGTTAGTCTTCCTTTTGGAGAGTTCGTTTTAG
- the mutS gene encoding DNA mismatch repair protein MutS — MSETYEALNTPVMRQYLEVKELHPDGIVFFRMGDFYEMFMEDAKIAAQILDITLTKRQNQIPMAGIPYHATESYISRLISAGKKVVVCEQTKPEDPKAKIMSREVVRIITPGTVVEDNLLGGYQNNYLSLYYKEKSSVYLAFADVSTSELVYFYFSETEKERILDTIKRFSPKEMIYTDEIPPLSKESKIILSQIPKDYLPKKKGAGIDTVVHVLDAYLQYNYRNQNFVFKSPRRIDETEYLILDEQTVSHLELVENPNDKNHTLFGVLNRCLTATGKRYLKQRILFPTRDEKKIRDHWDKIEILTQNKKERLKIKESLGDLIDLERVITRFRVGKALPRDFRGIEKSLTAVTFMKEVLDGIGYDFSKLPKELESLVLEFQRTLYDGELPVFLGNSPFLKSGFNKEYDEAILAREKGKDWILELEEKEKKESGCSSLKIRYNKILGYFIEVSKAQAKDVPSHFLKKQTLVTGERFTSPKLEELERVILQADEIIERIEKQVFDRLVGTCISLYEAFLTLSNEVASLDYHLSLTEIKEDYDWTRPEIRTDGIIEYLDSRHPVVETFLPIGERFVPNSLELNPKESAIAILTGPNMAGKSTFMRQIAINQILFQMGSYVPAKKASLAIVDRIFTRIGSGDNLTKGESTFFVEMKETATILNQFTENSLILFDEVGRGTSTYDGLSIAWAILEFLSKNFPKPKTIFATHYHELTELEKGSGIFNLYLDTFEKDGEILFLKKVKRGKSKQSFGIYVAKLAGIPEVVSDRAKEILVGLESKKREIKIKNEEPSLFGNLLEKESKGLSTNEEKVLKRISQLDPNQIPPLEALSILDELKRTLQKED; from the coding sequence ATGTCCGAAACCTATGAAGCTTTAAACACACCAGTGATGCGCCAATATCTGGAAGTCAAAGAACTACACCCAGATGGCATTGTATTCTTTCGTATGGGCGATTTTTATGAAATGTTTATGGAAGATGCCAAAATCGCAGCTCAAATTTTAGACATCACTTTGACCAAACGACAAAACCAAATTCCAATGGCAGGGATTCCCTACCATGCCACAGAAAGTTATATTTCCAGGCTCATCTCTGCGGGCAAAAAAGTAGTGGTTTGTGAACAAACAAAACCTGAAGACCCAAAAGCCAAAATCATGTCGAGAGAAGTGGTGCGAATCATCACACCAGGAACTGTTGTAGAAGATAACTTACTCGGTGGGTATCAGAATAACTATCTCTCCTTGTATTACAAAGAAAAATCGTCCGTCTACTTAGCGTTCGCTGATGTTTCCACTTCCGAACTCGTATACTTTTATTTCTCTGAAACGGAAAAGGAAAGAATTTTAGACACAATCAAACGATTTTCTCCAAAAGAGATGATTTATACCGATGAAATCCCACCTCTTTCCAAAGAATCCAAAATCATCTTATCACAAATTCCAAAAGACTACCTACCTAAGAAAAAAGGTGCTGGAATCGATACGGTCGTTCATGTCCTTGATGCCTATTTACAATATAACTATCGTAATCAAAATTTTGTTTTTAAATCTCCCAGACGAATCGATGAAACAGAATATTTGATTTTAGATGAACAAACCGTCTCCCATTTGGAACTCGTTGAAAATCCAAATGATAAAAATCATACACTCTTTGGGGTTCTAAATCGTTGTCTCACTGCAACAGGCAAACGATATCTCAAACAAAGGATTTTATTTCCAACTCGCGACGAAAAAAAAATCAGAGACCATTGGGACAAAATTGAAATCTTAACGCAGAACAAAAAAGAAAGACTCAAAATCAAAGAATCCCTAGGGGATTTGATCGACTTAGAACGAGTCATCACGCGATTTCGAGTCGGGAAAGCACTTCCCCGTGATTTCCGTGGAATCGAAAAGAGCTTAACGGCCGTTACCTTTATGAAAGAAGTTTTGGATGGGATCGGTTATGACTTTTCCAAATTACCAAAAGAATTGGAATCGCTTGTCCTTGAGTTCCAACGAACTTTGTATGATGGAGAACTTCCAGTATTTTTAGGGAACTCTCCTTTTCTCAAATCGGGATTCAACAAAGAATATGATGAAGCCATCCTTGCCAGAGAAAAAGGGAAAGATTGGATTTTAGAACTCGAAGAAAAAGAAAAAAAAGAATCTGGTTGTTCCAGTTTAAAGATCAGATACAACAAAATTTTGGGATATTTCATCGAAGTCTCTAAAGCTCAAGCCAAGGACGTCCCGTCTCATTTTTTGAAAAAACAAACTCTTGTCACTGGGGAACGGTTCACGTCTCCTAAACTTGAAGAACTGGAACGAGTCATCTTACAAGCAGACGAAATCATTGAACGAATTGAAAAACAAGTGTTCGATCGGTTGGTGGGAACCTGCATTTCGTTATACGAAGCTTTTTTAACTCTCTCGAACGAAGTGGCATCACTGGATTACCACCTCTCTCTCACCGAAATCAAGGAAGACTACGATTGGACAAGACCAGAAATCCGAACGGATGGAATTATCGAATACTTGGACTCTCGTCATCCTGTTGTGGAAACATTTTTACCAATCGGCGAACGTTTCGTACCGAATAGTCTCGAACTGAATCCCAAAGAGAGTGCCATTGCCATATTAACTGGACCGAATATGGCGGGTAAGTCTACCTTTATGCGTCAAATTGCGATCAACCAGATCTTATTTCAAATGGGCTCTTATGTTCCTGCAAAAAAAGCATCTCTTGCCATTGTGGATCGAATTTTTACAAGGATTGGTTCAGGAGACAACTTAACGAAAGGAGAATCCACCTTCTTTGTGGAAATGAAAGAAACAGCAACTATCCTCAATCAGTTCACAGAGAATAGTTTGATTTTGTTTGATGAAGTAGGACGCGGAACTTCCACTTACGATGGTTTGTCGATTGCTTGGGCTATTTTAGAATTTTTAAGTAAAAACTTCCCAAAACCCAAAACCATTTTTGCAACCCACTACCATGAATTGACAGAACTCGAGAAAGGATCTGGAATTTTTAATCTCTACTTGGATACATTCGAAAAAGATGGAGAAATTTTATTCCTAAAGAAAGTGAAACGTGGGAAATCCAAACAGTCGTTTGGAATCTACGTGGCAAAATTGGCAGGCATACCTGAGGTGGTTTCTGACAGAGCAAAAGAGATCTTAGTAGGTCTTGAATCCAAAAAAAGAGAAATCAAAATCAAAAACGAAGAGCCTAGTTTATTTGGAAATCTTTTGGAAAAAGAATCCAAAGGTTTGTCGACTAACGAAGAAAAAGTGCTCAAACGAATCTCTCAACTTGACCCGAATCAAATCCCACCGTTAGAAGCACTGTCCATTTTAGATGAACTAAAACGAACTCTCCAAAAGGAAGACTAA
- a CDS encoding phosphoribosylanthranilate isomerase, producing MGTSFQIKICGIKDLATLDLCRELGVDFVGLNFSPRSPRNITLTQARELLSLRHLPGFPKLVFLFFENTSVEIQEITNQFSPDLVQLIRGDRMLTKEIWDKFTSEKRLLPAIRIQSPILSDEDLEPQSELVILDSFQKGLGGGSGHTFPWEYVTNVKRPYLLAGGITPMNVQLALTTLKPAGIDVASGVETDGKKDPHKIIELVQNVRNL from the coding sequence ATGGGAACCAGTTTTCAAATTAAAATCTGTGGTATCAAAGACTTAGCCACGCTGGACTTATGTAGAGAGCTCGGTGTGGATTTTGTTGGTCTTAATTTTTCCCCACGTTCCCCTCGTAACATCACCTTAACCCAAGCAAGAGAACTCCTCTCCCTTCGTCATTTGCCAGGATTCCCCAAATTGGTTTTTTTATTCTTTGAAAACACAAGCGTGGAAATCCAAGAGATCACAAATCAGTTTTCTCCCGATCTTGTGCAACTGATTCGTGGTGACCGAATGCTGACAAAAGAGATCTGGGACAAATTCACTTCCGAAAAACGATTGCTACCAGCGATTCGTATCCAATCTCCCATCCTATCTGATGAAGACCTAGAACCGCAATCGGAACTTGTGATTTTGGATAGTTTTCAAAAAGGACTCGGCGGAGGAAGTGGACATACATTTCCTTGGGAATATGTAACCAACGTAAAACGACCTTATCTCTTGGCAGGTGGCATCACTCCTATGAATGTTCAATTAGCACTCACCACGTTAAAACCTGCAGGGATTGATGTGGCAAGTGGAGTGGAAACAGATGGAAAAAAAGATCCTCACAAAATTATAGAATTGGTACAAAATGTCCGAAACCTATGA
- a CDS encoding TetR/AcrR family transcriptional regulator has protein sequence MQTPKEHTRKEILQAARDEFIQLGFEKASMRTIAKKAKVSTSNIYNYFENKEHLLTEILQPVLSGLEKAFAYVSHPDYFERRFNDSYEAWSERFHIALDYVDAHRDDFVLLLTKSQGSHLEEFPETVLTRLTKINFDQYTNFKQKNPSYKGEVDEFVVRNILSFFLNIFVQMVRQGISKQDMLVYQDSFLKFLHFGYKGSIASDLN, from the coding sequence ATGCAAACTCCAAAAGAACACACAAGAAAAGAAATTCTCCAAGCGGCTCGTGATGAGTTCATCCAACTCGGATTTGAAAAAGCAAGTATGCGAACCATCGCCAAAAAGGCGAAGGTCTCCACGAGCAATATTTACAATTACTTCGAGAACAAAGAACACCTTCTCACTGAAATTTTACAACCAGTATTGTCTGGATTGGAAAAGGCGTTCGCCTATGTATCTCATCCCGATTATTTTGAAAGGCGCTTTAACGATAGTTATGAGGCATGGAGTGAAAGATTTCACATCGCTTTGGACTATGTTGATGCGCATCGTGATGATTTTGTGCTTCTTCTCACAAAATCCCAAGGTTCCCATTTGGAAGAGTTTCCAGAAACGGTTTTAACTCGGCTCACCAAAATTAACTTTGATCAGTATACTAATTTCAAACAAAAAAACCCGAGTTATAAAGGAGAGGTAGATGAGTTCGTTGTAAGGAACATTCTTTCCTTCTTTCTCAATATCTTTGTCCAAATGGTAAGGCAAGGGATTTCCAAGCAGGATATGCTTGTGTACCAAGATAGTTTCCTCAAATTTTTACACTTTGGATACAAAGGATCGATTGCCTCCGATCTGAACTGA